In Candidatus Binatia bacterium, the sequence GTCACCGTCGTGGACGACGGCCGCGTGCCGGCCGGGCTAGGCACCGCTCCCTTCGACGGCGAGGGCGTCGCGACGCGGCGAACGCCGGTCTTCGAGCGCGGCGCGCTCCGGACGTTCCTCTACGACACCTACTACGCACGCAAGCTCGGAGCGACGAGCACCGGCAACTCGACCGGCGGCGGCGTCGGCCCGAGCAACTTCTACTTGGAGCCCGGCTCGCGCTCGCTGGCAGAGCTGATCGCGGCGACGCCCCAGGGGGTCCTCGTGATCGATACGATCGGCTTTGCGACCGAGCACGCCTCGGGGACCTATAGCCGCGGCGCGCGCGGTTTTTTCATCGAGAACGGCGAACTGGCCTATCCGATCGATGAGTTCACCATTGCGGGACGATATACCGAGATGCTCGCCGGCGTCGATGCCGTCGCGAACGACCTGCGCTTCGACGGCCCCGTCGTATCGCCGTCCTTCCGCGTCGCCGAGATGACGGTCAGCGGGAATTAGGCCGATGCTTTCGCAGCCGGCGATCAGCCTGACGATGGTCCTGCGCATCGACATGCCGAACGAGCCCGGCGCGTTCGGCGTGCTCGCCAATGCGATCGGCGACGCAGGCGGCGCGATCGTCGCGGTCGACATGCACACGGTAGGCAGGACGCGCATCGTCCGCGACGTGACGATCACCGCAGCATCCGACGCGCTCGCAAACGACGTTCGCCGCGCGGTCGAGTCCATCGACGGCGCGCGCATCATCTTCTCGGCGGACTCGACCTTCCTCGCGCACATCGGCGGCAAGATTCGAATCGATTCGAAGATCAGCATCAAAAGCCGGCAGGATCTCTCGACCGTCTATACGCCCGGAGTCGCACGCGTCTCGATGGCGATCGCCGCCGACCCGAATAAGGCGTTCCAGCTCACGGTGAAGCGCAACAGCGTCGCGATCGTGACCGACGGCACCGCCGTGCTGGGCCTCGGCGACATCGGCCCGCTCGGCGCGCTGCCGGTGATGGAAGGCAAGGCGATGCTCTTCAAGCAGTTCGCCGACATCGATGCGTTCCCGATCTGCCTCGATACGAAAGACGTGGACGAGATCGTCGAGACCGTCGTCCGCATCGCGCCGGTCTTCGGCGGCATCAATCTCGAAGACATCAGCGCGCCGCGCTGCTTCGAGGTCGAGGATCGCTTGATCGAGGCGCTCGACATCCCGGTGATGCACGACGATCAGCACGGCACGGCGGTCGTGATCATGGCGGCGCTCGTCAACGCAGCGCGCGTCGTCGGCAAGAAGCTCTCGGACCTCCGCGTCGTCGTCTCGGGCAGCGGCGCGGCCGGAACCGCGACGATCAAGATGCTGCTCGGCGCGGGCGTCGGCGACGTGATCCCCGTCGACCGCAGCGGCGCCCTTAACCGGACGGACCGCTACGAGAATCCGCACTGGCGCTGGCTGGCCGAGCACTGCAATCGCGAGAATCGGCGCGGCTCGCTGCGCGACGTGCTCGAAGGCGTGGACGTCTTCATCGGCGTCTCGGCGCCGGGCATCTTGCAGCCGGAAGACATCGCCCGCATGGCGCGCGATCCGATCGTCTTCGCGATGGCGAACCCGACGCCCGAGATCATGCCCGACGTCGCGGCGCCCGTCGCCGCGGTGATCGCGACCGGACGGTCGGACTTTCCCAATCAGGTGAACAACCTGCTCTCCTTCCCCGGGATCTTCCGCGGCGCGCTCGACGTCCGCGCGCGGCGCATCACCGAGAAGATGAAGCTCGCTGCCGCGTTTGCGATCGCCGAGATCGTCTCCGAATCGGAGTTGAGCCCCGAGTACGTGATTCCGAGCGTCTTCGATACGCGCGTCGTCGACGCGGTCGCGAAGGCCGTGGCCGCCGCGGCGACCGAAGAAGGCGTCGCGCGCCGCCTGCCCACGATCAACGAAGGAGAGGATCTCAGCGCGAGCGTCTGAGCCGGCCGGCGCGTTCGCGAAGTCGCTGCGACTCGACGCCGGCGATCCGCGGCCGTTCTACGTGCAGCTCGCCGATCGTTTCGCCGAAGCGATCGAACGAAACGAACTAAAACCGGGCGATAGACTTCCCGCGATGCGAGAATTGGCCCGTTGGCTGGACTGCGCTCTCGTGACCGTTTCGCAGGCGTACGAGCTCTTGTCCGCACGCGGGCGAGCGACCGCGCGTCCGGGCAAGGGCACGTTCGTCGCGCCGCCGCCCGATCGGGGCGGGGCGTTCGCGCGGCGCTGGGAGCCCGACGTCGGGCGCCTCGCGCGCGGCGCGCGCCTCGAAGGCGTGATGGAACGGCTGACGCAAGCGACGGCGCCCGGCGCGATCACGCTCGCCTCGGGTCATCCCGCGGCGGAGACGTTTCCGCTCCACGACTTCGCTCGCGCCTTCCATCGCACGCTCCTCGACGATCCGCCCGAGTTGATGCAGTATCGCTCCTCGACCGGCGACCCGGAACTCTGCGGGAAACTCGCCGCGCTGCTGCGCGGCCGCGGCTGCGCCGCCGACGCAAGCGACGTGATCGTCTGCTCGGGCGCGCAGCAGGCGGCGGACATCGTCGCGACGGTGCTGCTCGACGAGCGCAGCGTCGTCGCGAGCGAGAGCCCGACGTATTGGGGAAGCCTCGGCGTGTTCGACGCCCGCGGCGTCACCTACGTCGAGGTGCGCGGCGATTCAGACGGCCTGCGCACCGACGACGTCGAGCGCGTCTTTGCCGAGTATCGCCCGCGCCTCTGTTACGTCAATCCGATCGCGCAGAATCCGACCGGCGCGGTTCTGCCGGTGCGCCGCGCGAAGCACGTCGTCGCGCTGGCGCGCCGCTACGACGTCGTCATCCTCGAAGACCAGACGGGCTGGCAGCTCACGTACGACGCTCCGGCGCCGCCGCCGCTCGCCGCGCACGACACCGACGGCCGCGTCATCGTGATGGAGAGCCTCTCGAAGTCCATCTTTCCGGCGTTGCGCATCGGCTATCTCTACGCGAAGGGCGCGATCGCCGAGGCGCTCGAAGCGGCAAAGGTGCGCGCCGACGTCTTCACCTCGACGCTGACGCAGCGCGCCCTCTGGCGGTTCATGGAGAGCCCGGCCTCGCCGCGCCACTTTCGCTCGACGCGGGCGCTCTATCGCAAACGGCGCGACGCGTTCGTCGAAGCGCTCGCCGAGGTCGTGACGTGGACCGACGTGCGCTCGCCCGGCGCCGGCGTGAACGTTTGGCTCCCGCTCCCGCCGCGGATCTCGACGCAGGCCGCGTTCGACGCCTGCGCGCGCGAAGGCGTTCTCGTGATGCCGGCCGAGCCGTTCTATCCGACGCGCAGCGGCCCGCCCGCGCTCCGTCTCTCCTTCGGGCACCTCGACGCCGGTGAGGCCCGCGAGGGCGTCGTTCGCCTCAGCCGCGCCTTCGAGCGATTAGGAGCCCGCCGCACCCGGTCCTGAGGAGCGGCGCGGCGCGAGCGCCCGTTCCTCGACGCGGATGCGCCACGAGAGCAGCGCCGCGTTGAGGATCGAAAAGACGATCGCGATCTCGACGGCGCCGAACGCGAGCGGGAGCAGCGCGATCTCCGCGCAGACGACGACGTAGTTCGGATGGCGCAGGAAGCGGTAGGGCCCGCTCGTGACGAGCGGGGCGCCCGGCACCGTAACGATGCGCGTCGTCCAGTACGGGCCGAGCGTCGCGATCGTCCAGACGCGCAGCGGCTGCACGAGCGCGTACGCCCCGAGCAACCACCAGTTCGCCGGCGCCGAGGGTGGAACGAACGCGGCCATGCTCGCGAGCCACGTCGCATGGACGAGGATGAAGAAGGGATACTGCGTCGCCCCGATCTCGACGCCTCCCGCCGCGAGCAGCCGGCGCGTGTTGCGCGCCGAGTAGATAAGCTCGGCGAGGCGCTGGAGCGCGACGAGCGCGAGAACGATCCAGAGCACGTCCTTCGACAAGCTCAGGATGACGCCGCGTCGCGTTCGAGCAGCGTGAATCCGGCGGTGAAGCCGGGTCCGAGCGCGCTGACGAGCGCGCGCTTCCACGCGCGATCGTCAAACGCTCGCTCCAAGACGAACATCACGGTCGCCGCCGACATGTTGCCGTACTCGCGCAATACGTCGCGCGCGGTTCCCAGCGAGCCGGGCTTCAGTTCGAAGGCAACCTCGAGCGCATCGAGGACCTTCGCGCCGCCGGGGTGGCAGACGAACTCGTCAACGTCCCGCAGCGCGAGCGAGTGCTTCGCGAGGAACTCGACGACGACGTCGTGGAGGTGCGCCGTGACGAGTTCGGGGATGTCGCGCGAGAAGATCGCCTTGAAGCCCTGGCCGGTGATCTCCCAGCCCATTACGTCGAGCGAGTCGGGCCACGTGTGCTCGCCGCCGGCGACGATCCGCGCGCCCGTGCCTTCGGACGAGACGAGCGCCGCCGAGGCGCCGTCGCCGAAGAGCGCCGTCGCGACGATGTTGCTCTTCGAAAAATCGTCGCGCCGAAAGCAGAGCGCGCAGAGCTCGACGACGAGAAAGAGGACGAGGGAGCGCGGATTCATGCGCGCCATCGCGGCCGCGCGCGCGAGGCCGATCGCGCCGCCCGCGCAGCCCAAACCGAAGATCGGGAGGCGCTGCACGTCGCGCCGCAGGTTCATGCGTTCGATCAGGAGCGCATCGAGGCTCGGCGTGGCGATGCCCGTCGTCGATACCGCGACGATTGCATCTATCTCGTCGGGCCGGCGCCCGGCGCGTTCGAGCGCGCGCCGCGTCGCGGTTTCGAGCAGATCGAGCGCCGAGTCGAGATAGACGCGATTGCGTTCGGGCCAATCGTGGAGATCCTCGTACCACTCGATCGGAACGCACGAGTACCGGTGCTCGATGCCGGTATTGCCGAACATCGGAAGCAGGCGCACGATCTCGCGGGAACGCGGGCCAAGCGCGAGCTCGATACGCCGGGTCACGTCGGCCTGTCCGAGCGCGTGGGGAGGCACAGCCGTCGCAACGGCGAGGATGCGTGCATCCGCGGTCATGGGGCAACGTTCCGCCCCGCCGGCAGGGTACCCGCAACCGGCATGGTAATGCCATACCTCCCGTGTCGTTTAGACCTATTGCTGCGGCGCTATTGGCCGCCGTTCTATTGGGCGCTGCGAGCCGGCAGGCTCCTCTAATCGTCTACTCCGCGCCGGCAGGCGTTCGCCCGACTGGAGCCGACCGAATTCATCCCACCCAAGCGATTCTTCCCAACGGAAGAATCGCCGCGCCGGTAGGTGAGAGCCTCTTTATTGGCACGTCTCCTCTCGGTCTCGCGCTCTCGCCGGACGGGCGCTACGCAATCGTCTCCAACGACGGCGCGGGCGGTGCCGTCGCTTCGGCGCAGAGCTCCGCCGCCGCGCTCGTTCCCGGTTACTCTCTCTCGGTGGTAGACGCAAAGAGCATGACGCTCGCGAGCGTCTATCACGATCCCTCGGCGGCGTTCTTCATGGGCGTCGCGGCTGCGCGCGATCCCAACGATGCATCGCGTTCGATCGTGCTCGCATCGGACGGTGCGGCCGGCGTCGTTCGCGTCTTCGATCTCGACGATGGCCGTCTGACGCCCGAAGCGCAGCCGGTTAGGCTGCCCGCAGCATCGGGGCGGCACGCGTTTCCCGCCGGGATCGCGATCGCGCCGAACGGCCGCACCGCGTACGTCGCCGATAATCTCGGCAACGCCGTCATCGCAATCGATCTTGCAACGCGCTCGGTCGTCACCACGCTTTCGGTCGGCGACTTTCCGCTCTACGTCGCGGCGGGGAGTCGCAGCGTGGTCGCGGCGGGAACCGGTCTCTCGGCGTATGCCGCGGTCGCTCCGCCGGCGCAAGAGCCGCAGTTCGCTGCGCCCGCGTACGATCCGGCCAAATCGTCGTCGCTTACCGTCTTTGCCTCGTCGGGCGGCGAAACAGGCGATCCGACGGCGGTTAAGATGGATCAAGAACCCGACGGCACGCAGATCGT encodes:
- a CDS encoding NAD-dependent malic enzyme, encoding MVLRIDMPNEPGAFGVLANAIGDAGGAIVAVDMHTVGRTRIVRDVTITAASDALANDVRRAVESIDGARIIFSADSTFLAHIGGKIRIDSKISIKSRQDLSTVYTPGVARVSMAIAADPNKAFQLTVKRNSVAIVTDGTAVLGLGDIGPLGALPVMEGKAMLFKQFADIDAFPICLDTKDVDEIVETVVRIAPVFGGINLEDISAPRCFEVEDRLIEALDIPVMHDDQHGTAVVIMAALVNAARVVGKKLSDLRVVVSGSGAAGTATIKMLLGAGVGDVIPVDRSGALNRTDRYENPHWRWLAEHCNRENRRGSLRDVLEGVDVFIGVSAPGILQPEDIARMARDPIVFAMANPTPEIMPDVAAPVAAVIATGRSDFPNQVNNLLSFPGIFRGALDVRARRITEKMKLAAAFAIAEIVSESELSPEYVIPSVFDTRVVDAVAKAVAAAATEEGVARRLPTINEGEDLSASV
- a CDS encoding PLP-dependent aminotransferase family protein, encoding MQLADRFAEAIERNELKPGDRLPAMRELARWLDCALVTVSQAYELLSARGRATARPGKGTFVAPPPDRGGAFARRWEPDVGRLARGARLEGVMERLTQATAPGAITLASGHPAAETFPLHDFARAFHRTLLDDPPELMQYRSSTGDPELCGKLAALLRGRGCAADASDVIVCSGAQQAADIVATVLLDERSVVASESPTYWGSLGVFDARGVTYVEVRGDSDGLRTDDVERVFAEYRPRLCYVNPIAQNPTGAVLPVRRAKHVVALARRYDVVILEDQTGWQLTYDAPAPPPLAAHDTDGRVIVMESLSKSIFPALRIGYLYAKGAIAEALEAAKVRADVFTSTLTQRALWRFMESPASPRHFRSTRALYRKRRDAFVEALAEVVTWTDVRSPGAGVNVWLPLPPRISTQAAFDACAREGVLVMPAEPFYPTRSGPPALRLSFGHLDAGEAREGVVRLSRAFERLGARRTRS
- a CDS encoding isoprenylcysteine carboxylmethyltransferase family protein; the encoded protein is MSKDVLWIVLALVALQRLAELIYSARNTRRLLAAGGVEIGATQYPFFILVHATWLASMAAFVPPSAPANWWLLGAYALVQPLRVWTIATLGPYWTTRIVTVPGAPLVTSGPYRFLRHPNYVVVCAEIALLPLAFGAVEIAIVFSILNAALLSWRIRVEERALAPRRSSGPGAAGS
- a CDS encoding 3-oxoacyl-[acyl-carrier-protein] synthase III C-terminal domain-containing protein produces the protein MTADARILAVATAVPPHALGQADVTRRIELALGPRSREIVRLLPMFGNTGIEHRYSCVPIEWYEDLHDWPERNRVYLDSALDLLETATRRALERAGRRPDEIDAIVAVSTTGIATPSLDALLIERMNLRRDVQRLPIFGLGCAGGAIGLARAAAMARMNPRSLVLFLVVELCALCFRRDDFSKSNIVATALFGDGASAALVSSEGTGARIVAGGEHTWPDSLDVMGWEITGQGFKAIFSRDIPELVTAHLHDVVVEFLAKHSLALRDVDEFVCHPGGAKVLDALEVAFELKPGSLGTARDVLREYGNMSAATVMFVLERAFDDRAWKRALVSALGPGFTAGFTLLERDAASS